From a single Prosthecobacter algae genomic region:
- a CDS encoding dienelactone hydrolase family protein, producing MKPALIALFTLMTAMSGAAIVEKPVEYKAGDVVCEGWQAYDDAVQGKRPSILIVHQWTGVSDNEKMRAKMLAELGYNVLVADVYGKGIRPQPPEAGKEAGKYKTNRPLLRDRVNAALALLNKDALTDTSKVACIGYCFGGTAAIELGRSGAAVKGIVSFHGSLDSPNPADGKNIKAKVLALHGADDPFVAVKDLAAFEQEMKDSGVDYKLVQYPGAVHSFTQKAAGNDNSKGAAYNEAADKASWDEMKAFFGRIFAE from the coding sequence ATGAAACCCGCCTTGATCGCCCTCTTTACCCTGATGACCGCCATGTCAGGAGCTGCCATCGTCGAAAAACCTGTCGAATACAAAGCGGGCGATGTCGTTTGCGAAGGCTGGCAGGCCTATGACGACGCCGTCCAGGGCAAGCGCCCCTCCATCCTCATCGTCCACCAGTGGACCGGGGTGAGCGACAATGAAAAGATGCGCGCCAAGATGCTGGCGGAACTGGGCTACAACGTCCTCGTGGCCGATGTCTATGGCAAAGGCATCCGCCCCCAGCCGCCTGAGGCGGGCAAGGAGGCCGGCAAGTACAAAACCAATCGCCCTCTGCTGCGCGACCGCGTGAACGCTGCCTTGGCCCTGCTGAACAAGGATGCGTTGACGGACACCTCCAAGGTGGCCTGCATCGGTTACTGCTTTGGCGGCACCGCCGCGATTGAGCTCGGCCGTAGCGGTGCCGCCGTGAAAGGCATCGTCAGTTTCCATGGCAGCCTGGACTCCCCAAATCCTGCGGATGGCAAGAACATCAAGGCCAAGGTGCTGGCCCTCCATGGTGCCGATGATCCATTCGTCGCAGTCAAGGATCTGGCCGCCTTTGAGCAGGAGATGAAGGATTCCGGGGTGGATTACAAGCTGGTGCAATACCCAGGTGCCGTGCACAGCTTCACCCAAAAGGCAGCTGGCAATGACAACAGCAAAGGCGCCGCCTACAACGAGGCGGCGGACAAAGCCTCCTGGGATGAAATGAAGGCCTTCTTTGGCCGCATCTTCGCTGAATAA
- a CDS encoding DUF1549 domain-containing protein: protein MFLIQDSSFYHDGIGTSRAVARGRAVMSHGSMPLKRLFLSLMLGLGATASGLAAEAPRKLNFANDIMPILTKGGCNSGGCHGKASGQNGFKLSLLGFEPQEDYEHIVKEARGRRLFPAAPEQSLLLTKGTAQLPHGGGKKLDPKSEDYQDLVRWIREGMPYGKDTDPKMAHIRVEPAVLTMPLKGSQQLKVTAHYTDGSTRDVTKRALYEPNEKAMAETSETGKVTLFDLPGDVAVMVRYQGKVTTFRATIPLGAPVEKLPPVRNYIDDLVIAKLKTIGMPPSEVCDDATFLRRATLDITGRLPTPEEMKDFLASKDSNKRALRVNELTDSPEYAEYFANKWSALLRNQRTQPAYARGSYLFWSWIRDSLADNKPFDQIAREVVTASGSLDQHPPVAWYRQVKEPKQQMEDVAQLFLGTRMQCAQCHHHPFEKWSQQDYYGFAAFFANVSRKAAGAKDEELVFSKRGTAQMTNLRTKQPVAPTSLGGEAMKLRPEQDPRLALADWMSREDNPFFAHTLVNRYWKHFFNRGLVEPEDDMRETNPPVNPELLNALAADFVKSGYDLKQLVRTITNSSTYQLSAQPNQWNAKDRQSFSRYYPKRLNAEVLYDAVNNLLENESKFTGQAPGTRAVALPDNSYNQSTYFLTVFGRPDSSSACECERTQEASLAQSLHLLNAADIQTQLARGDGRADRMAKDARPDDDKITDVYHLALSREPTAKELQLAQSHLAKKLAGKKDQEALNSRKEAFEDILWALMNTKEFLFNH, encoded by the coding sequence ATGTTCCTCATCCAAGACTCCTCATTCTACCACGATGGCATCGGCACAAGCCGAGCTGTGGCCCGTGGGCGGGCAGTCATGTCTCATGGGAGTATGCCACTCAAACGCCTGTTTTTGTCGCTGATGCTGGGACTGGGTGCGACGGCTTCTGGACTGGCCGCCGAGGCACCGCGCAAGCTGAATTTTGCCAACGACATCATGCCCATTTTGACCAAGGGCGGTTGCAACTCCGGCGGCTGCCATGGCAAGGCCAGCGGACAGAACGGTTTCAAACTTTCACTCCTGGGCTTTGAGCCGCAGGAGGACTATGAGCACATCGTGAAGGAGGCGCGGGGCCGCCGTCTTTTTCCTGCTGCGCCCGAACAGAGCCTGCTGCTGACCAAGGGAACGGCACAACTGCCGCATGGCGGCGGCAAGAAGCTGGATCCCAAATCGGAAGACTACCAGGACCTCGTGCGCTGGATCCGCGAAGGCATGCCTTATGGCAAGGACACGGACCCGAAGATGGCCCACATCCGTGTGGAACCGGCAGTGCTGACAATGCCACTGAAAGGCAGCCAACAGCTCAAAGTCACCGCTCACTATACCGATGGTTCAACCCGCGATGTGACGAAACGCGCGCTTTATGAGCCAAATGAAAAGGCCATGGCCGAGACGAGTGAGACTGGCAAGGTGACGCTCTTTGACCTGCCGGGTGATGTGGCGGTGATGGTGCGTTATCAGGGCAAGGTGACGACCTTCCGGGCCACGATTCCTCTGGGGGCTCCGGTGGAAAAACTGCCGCCGGTACGCAACTACATTGATGATCTGGTGATCGCCAAACTGAAGACCATCGGCATGCCGCCATCTGAAGTGTGTGACGATGCCACCTTCCTGCGCCGTGCCACCCTGGACATCACGGGAAGACTGCCGACGCCGGAGGAGATGAAAGACTTCCTGGCCTCGAAAGACAGCAACAAACGTGCGCTGCGCGTGAATGAGCTGACGGACAGTCCTGAGTATGCCGAATACTTTGCCAACAAGTGGAGCGCCCTGCTGCGCAATCAGCGCACGCAACCGGCCTATGCACGCGGCAGCTATCTGTTCTGGTCGTGGATCCGTGACAGCTTGGCGGATAACAAACCGTTCGACCAAATTGCGCGTGAGGTGGTGACGGCCTCCGGCAGTCTGGATCAGCATCCGCCCGTGGCCTGGTATCGGCAAGTGAAGGAACCGAAACAGCAGATGGAGGATGTGGCTCAGCTCTTCCTGGGCACGCGCATGCAGTGTGCCCAGTGCCATCATCACCCTTTCGAAAAATGGAGCCAGCAGGACTACTATGGGTTCGCGGCGTTCTTTGCCAATGTCAGTCGCAAGGCAGCAGGGGCAAAGGATGAGGAACTGGTCTTCAGCAAGCGCGGTACGGCCCAGATGACAAACCTGCGCACCAAGCAGCCTGTGGCACCCACAAGCCTGGGGGGCGAGGCGATGAAGCTGCGGCCGGAGCAGGATCCGCGTCTGGCCCTGGCCGACTGGATGAGCCGTGAGGACAATCCCTTTTTTGCCCACACGCTGGTGAACCGTTACTGGAAGCATTTCTTCAATCGCGGTCTGGTGGAGCCGGAAGATGACATGCGCGAAACGAATCCCCCGGTGAACCCAGAGCTTCTGAATGCCCTGGCGGCTGATTTTGTGAAGAGCGGCTACGACCTGAAACAACTGGTACGGACGATCACCAACTCCTCCACCTACCAGCTCAGTGCGCAGCCTAACCAGTGGAATGCCAAAGATCGCCAGAGCTTCAGCCGCTATTACCCCAAACGCCTGAATGCCGAAGTGCTGTATGATGCGGTGAACAACCTGCTGGAAAACGAAAGCAAGTTTACCGGGCAGGCCCCAGGCACGCGTGCGGTGGCGCTGCCGGACAACAGCTACAATCAAAGCACGTATTTCCTCACGGTGTTTGGGCGGCCGGATTCATCGAGCGCCTGTGAATGCGAACGCACGCAGGAGGCGAGCCTGGCACAGAGTCTGCACCTGCTGAACGCGGCGGACATCCAGACCCAGCTTGCCCGTGGCGATGGCCGGGCTGACCGAATGGCTAAAGATGCCCGGCCAGATGATGACAAGATCACCGATGTCTATCACCTGGCACTCAGCCGGGAGCCGACAGCGAAAGAGCTGCAACTGGCCCAATCTCATCTGGCCAAAAAGCTGGCAGGAAAAAAGGACCAAGAAGCGCTGAACAGCCGCAAGGAAGCCTTCGAGGACATTCTATGGGCCTTGATGAACACGAAAGAGTTTCTGTTTAACCATTAA
- a CDS encoding DUF1501 domain-containing protein produces the protein MLTLSGPSHGKLCDGYSRRDFLRIGGLAMGGLSLPDLLKAEVEAKAGRSFKSIIMIYLCGAPPHQDMWDLKMDAPLEIRGPYKPISTNVAGIQISEHAPRLAKMMDKLVPIRSMYGSPTGAHDSFICYTGRAPNPAGGAAPTGRQADHPSLGSVVSRLKGQGDPAMPAFIGLSPKAGHPPYGSPGHPGYLGPSHSAFRPNGAGVEDLKLNNISMSRLDDRRALLTGFDQFRRDLDHSGLVEGMDSFNQQAFNVLTSSKLLDALDLEKESPKIRERYGKGDPKNYGDGAPLNLEHFLMARRLVEAGARVVTLNFGRWDFHDRNYPQLLRHLPLFDQGMSALVQDLHDRGLDKDVAVVAWGEFGRTPTVNAQGGRDHWPRVGGAMLAGGGFKTGQVIGATDRLGGEPTERGVHFGEVFASLYQFMGIDPHKNTLDDLSGRPQYLVDGWQAMPELV, from the coding sequence ATGCTCACTCTTTCCGGTCCTTCCCATGGCAAACTTTGCGACGGTTACTCGCGTCGTGACTTTCTGCGCATCGGTGGCCTAGCCATGGGTGGGCTTTCTCTGCCGGACCTTTTGAAGGCCGAAGTCGAGGCCAAGGCAGGTCGCAGCTTCAAATCCATCATCATGATCTACCTGTGCGGTGCACCGCCGCACCAGGACATGTGGGATCTGAAGATGGATGCACCGCTGGAGATTCGCGGGCCTTATAAACCCATCTCGACCAATGTGGCAGGCATTCAGATCTCTGAGCATGCGCCACGGCTGGCCAAGATGATGGACAAGTTGGTGCCCATCCGGAGCATGTACGGATCCCCCACGGGAGCCCATGATTCCTTCATTTGTTATACCGGGCGTGCGCCCAATCCGGCGGGCGGTGCAGCACCCACAGGACGGCAGGCCGACCATCCCTCGCTAGGCTCCGTGGTGTCACGTTTGAAAGGGCAGGGGGATCCCGCGATGCCTGCCTTCATCGGCCTGTCACCGAAAGCGGGTCATCCGCCTTATGGCTCACCTGGGCATCCTGGATATCTGGGACCTTCGCACTCCGCTTTCCGCCCGAACGGGGCCGGGGTGGAAGACCTCAAGTTGAACAACATCTCCATGAGCCGGTTGGATGATCGCCGCGCTTTGCTGACCGGGTTTGACCAGTTCCGCCGTGACCTGGATCACTCGGGTCTCGTGGAAGGCATGGATTCGTTTAACCAACAGGCTTTTAACGTGCTCACCTCCAGCAAGCTGCTGGATGCCTTGGACCTGGAGAAGGAGTCGCCCAAGATCCGTGAACGTTATGGCAAGGGCGACCCGAAAAACTACGGCGATGGTGCACCGCTGAACCTGGAGCATTTCCTCATGGCGCGCCGCCTCGTTGAAGCTGGTGCACGTGTGGTGACGCTGAACTTTGGCCGCTGGGATTTCCATGACCGCAATTACCCGCAGTTGCTACGGCACCTGCCTTTGTTTGATCAGGGCATGAGTGCGCTGGTGCAGGATCTGCATGACCGCGGCCTGGACAAGGATGTGGCCGTGGTGGCCTGGGGTGAGTTTGGCCGCACGCCAACTGTAAATGCCCAAGGTGGTCGCGACCACTGGCCACGCGTGGGCGGGGCGATGCTGGCAGGCGGCGGGTTCAAGACCGGGCAGGTGATCGGCGCGACAGACCGCCTGGGCGGTGAGCCGACGGAGCGCGGGGTCCACTTCGGCGAGGTGTTTGCCTCGCTGTATCAGTTCATGGGCATTGATCCGCACAAGAACACCCTGGATGATCTTTCGGGCCGTCCTCAGTATCTGGTGGATGGCTGGCAGGCGATGCCGGAACTGGTGTAG
- a CDS encoding DUF1501 domain-containing protein produces the protein MSSLHPTRRHTRREVIQAGAVGLLGLGMNHLAALQSLAAPAKPPRAKSVIYIFLSGGLAQHESFDLKPDAPMEIRGEFKPIRTRTPGLHICEHLPRLAKISNKWSLVRSLTHGSNDHSFSHHVMLTGRSELPVGIDRTKPQKSDHPSMASLATALLPRTNNLPPAIVLPDKLIHRTGSVLPGQFGATLGAKHDPWFLEMSPYHPKHYGAFPQYLFHHERGFEVDESLRFQAPHLSLPQGLSLDRVMDRVSLRNALEQQTDDLTAIAGDVSFDATRQAAVSLLGNKKVHEAFSLDKVDPKWLDRYGRHSFGWSLLMARRLVESGVRMVQVNLGNNESWDTHQSAFPNLKNLLLPPMDQAVSALIEDLDANGLLDETMVVVGSEFGRTPKISKLSATALPGRDHWGSVQSLLIAGGGVKGGRVIGSSDKIGGYPDSDPQTPENLAATIYEALGLPREQMWHDFTGRPHTLYMGSPIAGLI, from the coding sequence ATGTCGTCACTGCATCCAACACGCAGGCACACACGCCGGGAGGTGATCCAGGCGGGGGCAGTCGGCCTCCTGGGGCTTGGGATGAATCATCTGGCAGCCCTTCAATCACTAGCGGCTCCGGCCAAACCGCCAAGGGCCAAGTCGGTGATCTACATCTTCCTTTCAGGAGGGCTGGCCCAGCATGAAAGCTTTGACCTGAAGCCCGATGCGCCGATGGAGATTCGCGGGGAGTTCAAACCCATCCGCACCCGCACGCCGGGCCTGCACATCTGCGAGCATCTGCCCCGGCTGGCGAAGATCTCCAACAAGTGGTCGCTGGTGCGTTCGCTGACGCATGGCAGCAATGACCACTCGTTCAGCCATCATGTCATGCTGACGGGGCGCAGCGAACTGCCGGTGGGCATTGACCGCACGAAGCCGCAGAAGTCCGACCACCCGAGCATGGCCTCGCTGGCGACAGCGCTGCTGCCACGAACGAACAACCTGCCTCCGGCGATCGTGCTGCCGGACAAGCTGATCCACCGCACGGGCAGTGTGTTGCCCGGCCAGTTTGGTGCCACCTTGGGGGCCAAGCATGACCCGTGGTTTTTGGAGATGTCACCTTACCATCCCAAACACTATGGGGCCTTCCCGCAGTACCTGTTTCATCATGAGCGCGGGTTTGAAGTGGATGAGAGCCTGCGTTTCCAGGCTCCGCATCTGTCTTTGCCACAGGGCCTCAGCCTGGACCGTGTGATGGACCGCGTCTCCCTGCGCAATGCGCTGGAGCAGCAGACGGATGACCTGACGGCCATCGCCGGGGATGTGTCCTTTGATGCTACCCGCCAGGCGGCCGTCTCGTTGTTAGGCAACAAGAAGGTGCATGAGGCTTTCAGCCTGGACAAGGTGGACCCGAAGTGGCTGGACCGCTATGGCCGCCACAGCTTTGGGTGGAGCCTGCTGATGGCGCGCCGTCTGGTGGAAAGCGGCGTGCGGATGGTGCAGGTGAATCTGGGGAACAATGAGAGCTGGGACACGCATCAGTCGGCCTTTCCCAATTTGAAGAACCTTTTGTTACCGCCCATGGATCAGGCGGTGAGCGCCCTGATCGAAGACCTGGATGCCAACGGGCTTTTGGATGAGACGATGGTGGTGGTGGGAAGCGAGTTCGGTCGCACGCCGAAAATTTCAAAACTGAGCGCCACGGCCCTCCCGGGGCGGGATCACTGGGGAAGTGTGCAGAGCCTGCTCATCGCTGGCGGCGGTGTGAAAGGAGGCCGTGTGATTGGGTCCAGCGACAAAATCGGCGGTTATCCGGACAGTGATCCGCAGACACCGGAAAATCTGGCCGCGACGATCTATGAGGCCCTGGGGCTGCCGCGTGAGCAAATGTGGCATGATTTCACCGGCAGGCCGCACACGCTTTATATGGGAAGTCCCATCGCCGGGCTGATCTGA